A window of the Comamonas sp. Y33R10-2 genome harbors these coding sequences:
- the yaaA gene encoding peroxide stress protein YaaA, which produces MLFLISPAKSLDYESPVCAELPHTLPVFKKQPLELIEVLREKSPQQISALMSISDKLAVLNVGRYEAFSPKFTAKNSRQAVLAFNGDVYEGLNAASLKPKELDWAQEHVLILSGLYGVLRPLDLLQPYRLEMGTRLENAKGSNLYQFWGSQIADYLNERIKEQPEAERIVVNLASQEYFKSVDLKALKAPVVECAFEDFKGGKYKIISFHAKRARGLMVRWAVQHKAKKVADLRKFDLEGYALAEQASTPSKLVFRRKLD; this is translated from the coding sequence ATGCTTTTTCTCATCTCTCCTGCCAAATCTCTGGACTACGAAAGTCCCGTCTGCGCCGAGCTGCCGCACACGCTGCCGGTCTTCAAAAAGCAGCCGCTTGAGCTGATCGAAGTTCTGCGGGAAAAGTCGCCTCAGCAAATTTCTGCACTCATGAGCATCAGCGACAAGCTGGCTGTGCTGAACGTGGGCCGCTATGAGGCCTTTAGTCCCAAGTTCACTGCCAAGAATTCCCGCCAAGCCGTGCTGGCCTTTAATGGCGATGTGTATGAGGGCTTGAATGCCGCCAGCCTAAAGCCCAAGGAGCTGGACTGGGCGCAAGAGCATGTGCTCATTCTCAGCGGCCTCTACGGTGTGCTGCGCCCCCTTGATCTGCTCCAGCCCTATCGCCTGGAAATGGGCACAAGGCTTGAGAATGCCAAGGGAAGCAACCTCTATCAATTCTGGGGCTCGCAGATTGCAGACTACCTCAATGAACGAATCAAAGAGCAGCCCGAAGCCGAGCGCATCGTGGTCAATCTAGCCTCACAGGAATACTTCAAGTCTGTCGATCTCAAAGCACTCAAAGCGCCTGTGGTTGAATGCGCTTTCGAAGACTTCAAGGGCGGCAAGTACAAGATCATCAGCTTTCACGCTAAACGCGCGCGCGGCCTGATGGTGCGTTGGGCCGTGCAGCACAAGGCAAAAAAGGTGGCGGACCTGCGCAAGTTTGACTTGGAAGGCTACGCACTGGCCGAACAAGCCAGCACACCCAGCAAGCTGGTTTTCCGCAGAAAATTAGACTGA